Part of the Hevea brasiliensis isolate MT/VB/25A 57/8 chromosome 16, ASM3005281v1, whole genome shotgun sequence genome is shown below.
TATCTTAAACCTACAAGAATAAGAAATGCTTACACTCAATGTATTCAACTGTATTAAAGCAGCAAactcttacttcattttacaatTGAAGAGTTATAGGAGACATGGCTCGTTTATTCCACAAATTTACGTATCTTATCTTGGATTTGCAGCGATCTTTTCATCCATTATGATGGATTCAGAGGCGGCTGCAATAACTTTTTCTTTATCCTGAAGCTTCTTATCTGTTGTACAAAAATTTTCCCCATCTGCAGCCCCTACAACATCACGAGCCTTCATGTCAAAGTTCTGTAACCCACCTCGACCACTCGCTAATTGTTTCAAATGAACCAAGGAAGGAACTTTGTCTTCCATGGGTGTTCTCTTATTGCAGACATCAGATTCCCCACTTTGTTGCTTTTTCCTAAAAATCCTCGCTATTGCTCCAGTACAAGAACATAGCATATTTTTTGGTATTTTTGTGgggttcatcttcttcttcttattctgcTTTTTCTTGACTTGGCCCGTGCACGAAACTTTAGGAGAGGTGGGTTCTCGTGCATCAAAGCTTAAACTCCTAGCTCTTCTCCGCACCTCCTTTGGAATAATTGATACTCTTGGACTGGAAAACCCTTTTCCAGCATTGGTTCTAACTGGACTAGGAGGTGGGCTCAGAAAGGTCACAGGAGTTGCTGCTTTCGGTAGAATGCTTGAGATTTTGCCTATAAATTTCTGCTGTTTCCCCATCAAGATCACCTTGCCTCTCAAGAATTGGCGTGAAAATCGAGTTTCAGGTTTGAGAAAGAGAGAATTTGAAGCCTCAGTGAGGCTTTAGTTGACTTTCTTCGCCGGCCTAAATGTAATAAAATAGATGGACAATTACCTAGTCAGGCACATGATTTGCGTGGGCTAAATTCTGGTTGACTTTGGGAAAGCAACCTCTGTAGAAGAGAGCATTGCACCTGCCATGTTTTCTTCTCCTTTTGTACCATTTCAATTTTCTAGTGATAGAACAAGGCCACACAATTGAGTAGCTTTTTCCAGGATCCCAGAAAACATACCTTCGAGCCACTTACCCCCTAGCATGTTTAACTACTTGCATAAACACTGATGCATCCAAAATTGATCACACCCCCACAAACAGAAAACATACTGTATCTCAATGAACTAGCCATTTCATCACTGCCCAGTTTCTTTTGGCCAGAAAA
Proteins encoded:
- the LOC110672554 gene encoding uncharacterized protein At1g76070-like codes for the protein MGKQQKFIGKISSILPKAATPVTFLSPPPSPVRTNAGKGFSSPRVSIIPKEVRRRARSLSFDAREPTSPKVSCTGQVKKKQNKKKKMNPTKIPKNMLCSCTGAIARIFRKKQQSGESDVCNKRTPMEDKVPSLVHLKQLASGRGGLQNFDMKARDVVGAADGENFCTTDKKLQDKEKVIAAASESIIMDEKIAANPR